The stretch of DNA CCCCGCGCGGACGGGATCTTCGAGGCCACGATCGCGGAGGTCGAGGCCGGAGCCCGCTACCACTACCGGCTCGACGGGGCGGCCGAGCGGCCGGATCCCGTCTCCCGCTTCCAGCCGATCGGCGTCCACGGTCCCTCCGAGGTCGTGGATCCGGCCGCCTTCGTCTGGAGTGACGCGGGCTGGGGCGGCGTTCCGCTCCGCGACCTCCGCCTCTACGAGCTTCACGTCGGCACCTTCACGTCCGAGGGCACCTTCGAGGCGATCATCCCGCACCTCCCGGGACTCCGCGATCTCGGCATCACGGCCATCGAGCTGATGCCGGTCGCCGAGTTCCCCGGCGCCCGCAACTGGGGGTACGACGGCGTCCACCTCTTCGCTCCCCAGTCGACCTACGGAGGTCCCGAGGGACTGCGGCGGCTCGTCGACACCGCTCACGCGGTCGGGCTAGCCGTGTTTCTGGACGTCGTCTACAACCACCTCGGGCCCGAGGGCAATTACCTTCGCGAGTACGGCCCTTACTTCTCGGACCGTCATCTCACCCCGTGGGGCGAGGCCGTGAACTACGACGGCGAGGGCTCCTCGGGAGTGCGCCGGCACGTCGTCGGCAATGCGTGCTACTGGGTCAGGGAGTACCACATGGACGGGCTCCGACTCGACGCCGTGCATGCCATCGTGGACGACAGCCCCGTCCACCTCCTGGCCGAGCTCGGCGAGGCAGTGGAAGCGGAAGGGCGGGCGCTCGGGCGTCCCGTGCACGTGATTGCGGAGTCGAACCGGAACGATCGCCGCATCGTCGTCCCCCGGGCCGAGGGCGGCTACGGGCTCGCCTCTCAGTGGAGCGACGACTTCCACCATGCGCTCCGGGTCACGCTGACGGGCATCCGGGGCGGCTATTACGACGACTTTCAGGGAGGCCTGGACGACCTGGAGACTGCCCTTCGCGAGGCGTTCGTCTACCAGGGTCGCTTCTCGGCCTTCCGCGGGCACGTGGTGGGGTCACCGGCGTCGGATCTCCCCGGCGAGGCGTTCGTCGTGTTCGATCAAAACCACGACCAGGTGGGGAACCAGGCGCGCGGCGACCGACTGATGACCCAGGTGCCGGTCGGCGCGGTGAAGGTGGCGGCGGCCTCGGTCCTGTGCGCGCCCTACCTCCCGCTGCTCTTCATGGGCGAGGAGTACGGGGAGACGGCGCCGTTCTGCTTCTTCACGAGCTTCAGCGCCCCGGAGCTGGTCGAGGCCGTCCGCGCCGGGCGCCGGCGGGAGTTCGCGAAGTTCGCCTGGGAGACGGACATCCCCGATCCGCAGGACCCTGCCACCTTCGCCGCCTCCCGGCTGGACCACGCCCGGCGCACCCGACCGCCCCACGCTCACGTGTGGGCGTGGTACCAGGCCCTGCTCCGCCTTCGCCGGAGCCACCCGGCACTCCGTCACCCCGACCGCGCGCGGACGCGGGTGAGCCGCGCCGGCCAGGCCCTCGTCCTCGAGCGCTGGGCAGCGGCGGGCGCCGAGGCCGTTCTGGTGATCCTGTCGTACGACCCCCGGCCGAGCCGTCTCGAGGCGACGATTCCGGACGGCGCGTGGCGCCTCGAGCTGGACAGCGAGGCCCCCGCCTTCGGCGGGACCGAGGCGGCGGCCGGTCCCCCGGCCCTCACGGGCGGCCCCGCGGGGGTCGAGCTCCGGCCCTACCAGGCGCGGATCTACCTGCGCTAAATCACCTTCGGGGGGGTCTCGGAAGACCCCCCCGATGCCTCCCCTCGGTTGCAGCGGCACAGCCGCCGCTCGGAGCGCTGCTCGACGCGGCGCGCGCTCGGAGCGAGCTGCCGGGTTACTCCGACAGATTCCTGGATCGTGGGAGGGGGCCTCGACGGCCCCTCGGCGACCCGCGGCGCGCCGGGTGAAATTTGCGCCTGTGGTGTGGGGTGTGCTAGAAGAGCCCCGAGGTGCCATGCCACACGCGCCGGGTCCACCATGACGCGAAGCGCGGTCCTGCGCCCCGGCCTCGTCCTGACAGCCGGGGTCGCGACCGTCGCGGCGTCAAGCGCGCTGCCGGCGTTCTACGCGCTGTTCAGCGGCTTCCAATGGTATGACGACGAGGGCTACCTGCTGCTCTCCCTCCGGCAGTACGCCGCCGGGGGCGCCCTGTACGACCAGCTCTACACCCAGTACGGCCCGGCCTACTTCCAGCTCCTGACCGGCCTCTTCGGGACCCTGTCGCTCGAGCCGACCCACATGGCGGGCCGCGCCGCCGTCATGGGCCTGTGGCTTGCGGTGGCGGCGCTCTGCGCGCTGGCGACCCACCGCCTCACCGGGAGCATCCCGCTCGCCCTCGGCACCCAGCTCCTCGTCTTCCAGACGCTCCTTCCCATGCGAGACGAGCCGCTCCACCCGGGCGGCGTCCTGGCCGTCCTCCTCAGCGCGCTCGTCCTCGCGGGCTCGTTCCTCCGCCGGACGCCCAACGCCGTCGCCGCCGCGCTGATGGGCGTTCTCCTGGCCGCCGCCGTCCTGGTCAAGGTCAACGTCGGGCTCTTCGCCTTCGTGTCCGCCGTCTTCGTCTTGCTCGCGGCCGCGCGCCTCGGCCGGGGCACGCCAGCCTGGCGGCTCGCGGCGGCGGGTGCCTTCGTGCTGGTCCCGCTCGCCGTCATGGGCCCCTTGTGGCACGAACCGTGGGTGCGGGCCTACCTTGCCGTCGTCGTGTGCGCCGCGCTCGCCGTGGTCCTGGTGCGGCTCGCCCGCCCGCTCGAGAGCCCGGGCGCCGGATGGGATCTCCTCGTGCTCCTCGGCGCCTCCGCGCTGGTCGGCGCGGCCTCCTGCGGTGTCGAGCTGGTCCGCGGGACGACCGTGGCCGGCCTCTGGCGGGGGATCGTGCTGGATCCCTTGCGCCACCCGCGGGCGTTCGCGGTGCCGCTACACATGCCGGCCCTGGCGCCGGTGTGGGCCGTGCTCTCACTGGGGCTGGCTGCCGCCGCCGTCCTCGCCGGGCGCCTGACGGGGACCGCGCGCCGCGCGATCGCGGCGGTCCAGGGGCCGGCCCAGCTCCTGGCCGGCGGGATCCTCTGGTACGCGGCCTATGCCTACCCGCTCTTGAGCCGGCGCCCTCTCGCCGTGTCGCTGCCCCTCCTCTGGCTTGCGCTCCTGAGCCGGCCGCGCGACGCCGAGATCGATCGTGACATCGGGCGATCGCTGCTCGTCGCGGTCGCGGTCCTCCAGGCGCTCCACGCCTATCCGGTGGCCGTCACCCAGGTCGCGTGGGCGACGTTCCTCTTCATCCCGGCCGGAGCCGTCGCGATCGCGGAGGGCTGGCGGACGACGGTCGCGATGCTCGGGCGCCTGTTGCCGGCGAGCGTGCCGCGCGCGGCCGGCGCGGTGGCGCTGGCGGGCGTGCTGGCCGCGCTCGGCGTCCGCTCGGTCGATCAGGAGCAGCGGATGCGGGCGGCCTATCAGGCCGGGGTCCCGCTCGACCTCCCGGGGGCCGAGCGGATCCTGGTCACGCCGCACCAGGCGGCGATCTACCAGCAGCTCACCCAGAGCCTCACCGCGCACTGCGGAACGTTCGTGTCCATGCCGGGCATGAACAGCCTCTATCTGTTCAGTCGGCTCCCGCCGCCGACGATGCTGAACGCCACCCTGTGGGTGGCGCTCTTCACCCCGGCCCAGCAGGCCGTGATCACCGACCGGCTGTCCCGGCTGACCGTGCCCGTCTGTGCGGTCCGCCGCCAGGCTCGCGGGCAAGTCACGGAGCCCAGGAGCGCCGCCGGCAGCGCGCCCGACAGCGAGGCCGCCCCGCTCGTCCGGTACATCGAGCGCGAGTTCGTCACCCTCTACGCGATCGACGGGTACGAGTTCATGATCCGGCGTCCGCCGGCTCCGCGCGGATGAGCCCACCATGACGCCGACGCTGGCCGGGGACCGGCGGCCCTTGATCGTGCTCATGCCGGTCTACAACGACTGGGAGGTCGTCCCGCACCTCCTGGCCGAGCTGGACCGCGCCCTGATCGAGGCGGACCTCACGGCCGAGGTCGTCATCGCCGACGACGGGTCCGTCGTGGTTCCCGGGCGGGAGCTGTTCGCCGGCGCGCGCTATCGGGCTCTGGCGTCGATCACGGTCCTCCATCTCGGCCGGAACGTCGGGCACCAGCGAGCGATCGCCATCGGCCTCGCCTACATCGACGCCAAGCGACCCTGCTGCGCCGTGGTGGTGATGGACGCCGACGGCGAAGACGCCCCGACGGACGTCCCGCGGCTCGTCCGCGCGTGGGCCACGGCCGA from Candidatus Methylomirabilota bacterium encodes:
- the treZ gene encoding malto-oligosyltrehalose trehalohydrolase; translated protein: APKEEPSGVIFDLGALPLEPGAVRFRLWAPRCRRVEVCLVGPGRVRAAPLEPRADGIFEATIAEVEAGARYHYRLDGAAERPDPVSRFQPIGVHGPSEVVDPAAFVWSDAGWGGVPLRDLRLYELHVGTFTSEGTFEAIIPHLPGLRDLGITAIELMPVAEFPGARNWGYDGVHLFAPQSTYGGPEGLRRLVDTAHAVGLAVFLDVVYNHLGPEGNYLREYGPYFSDRHLTPWGEAVNYDGEGSSGVRRHVVGNACYWVREYHMDGLRLDAVHAIVDDSPVHLLAELGEAVEAEGRALGRPVHVIAESNRNDRRIVVPRAEGGYGLASQWSDDFHHALRVTLTGIRGGYYDDFQGGLDDLETALREAFVYQGRFSAFRGHVVGSPASDLPGEAFVVFDQNHDQVGNQARGDRLMTQVPVGAVKVAAASVLCAPYLPLLFMGEEYGETAPFCFFTSFSAPELVEAVRAGRRREFAKFAWETDIPDPQDPATFAASRLDHARRTRPPHAHVWAWYQALLRLRRSHPALRHPDRARTRVSRAGQALVLERWAAAGAEAVLVILSYDPRPSRLEATIPDGAWRLELDSEAPAFGGTEAAAGPPALTGGPAGVELRPYQARIYLR